Within the Thalassoglobus sp. JC818 genome, the region CTGCGCTCCTCGCCGGGCGAAATCATCACACAGTCGGAACAGGTGTGATCATCGAGATGGGAACCGGTTTCCCTGGGTACACCGGGATTATTCCGGAAAGCACAGCACTGATTCCGGAACTTCTTCGCGGCAACGGATACGCCACATCGATGTTCGGAAAGTGGCATAACTCTCCCGAACCAGACATCAGCCCAGCTGGCCCATTTGACCGCTGGCCGACCGGCCTCGGGTTTGAGTACTTCTACGGATTCAATCAGGGCGAAGCTCACCAGTTCTACCCGACACTCTATCGAAACACGACCTGGGTCTCACCACCCAAGACACCGGAGGAGGGGTACCACCTCACCGAAGATCTGACTGATGAAGCGATTAAGTGGATCAATAACGTGCGGGCTGCCAATCCGGACAAACCGTGGTTTACTTATTTCAGCACCGGTGCAGTCCATGCTCCGCATCACGTCCCGAAAGACTGGCGTGGTCGACACGAAGGCAAGTTCGATCACGGTTGGGATCGCGAACGGGAGATCGTTCACCAACGCCAACTCGATAACGGAGTCATCCCACCCGGCACCAAGCTGACGCCACGTCCGAAAGAAATTCCAGCTTGGGACAGTCAAACCGACGAACAGAAGACCGTCTACTTACGTCTCATGGAGAATTACGCAGACTTCATGGCGCATACCGACTTTCATGTCGGGCGTCTGATCGACAGCCTCGAAAACTCCGGAGAGCTTGATAACACGCTCGTGCTCTACATTGTGGGCGACAACGGAGCCAGTGCCGAGGGCGGACTTGAGGGGACATTCAGCGAACTCGCGAGCCTGCTGGGAATTCAGCTCGGGCTGGAAAGTACCGTCAACCGTCTCGACGAAATCGGCGGCCCGTCGAGTGAGCCGCACGTACCTGTTGGTTGGGCGTGGGCCATGGACAGCCCGTTTCAATGGACGAAACAAGTCGCTTCACACTTCGGAGGAACGCGAAACCCAATGGTCGTGCACTGGCCGAAGGGAATTCAAAGCAAGGGGGAACAGCGTACTCAGTTTCACCATGTGATTGACGTTGTGCCCACGATTCTCGAAGCCTGCAAAATCCCCGAACCGAAAACCGTGAACGGTATTGAGCAGCTGCCTGTTGAAGGTGTGAGCATGCTCTACTCGTTTGATGACGAAGAGAGCGAAGGGAAGCGACAGACTCAGTATTTCGAGATGTTCTGCAATCGTGGCATCTATCATGATGGCTGGGTCGCTTGTTCTCATTTCGGCGTCCCCTGGGACACCAACAGTCGGTCGGGCGACTTCCTGAATGCTCCGTGGGAGCTCTACAACATCGAAGACGACTTCTCCCAGGCGGTCAACCTCGTCGAAGAATATCCACAGAAGCTGAAAGAGCTACAAGACCTGTTCACAGAAGAAGCTCTCAAGTATCAGGTCTTTCCGCTCGATCCTAGATTCGCTGAACGATTCGATCCGAAGCTGCGAGTCGGGGGAACGCCTCCCACAAACTGGACGTACTACGGAAATCAGGTGGCGATGCCGGAACCGGTTGGTCCGCAACTCTTCCCGCGCGCTCACAGGATCACAGCGAAGATTCAAGTCCCGGAGAATGGATCTGAAGGGGTCATCACCTGCGCCGGTGGTTTCTCCGCCGGATGGTCACTCTACATCAAGGACTCCAAGCCCAATTTCCGGTACACCTGTTTTGATATCGCGAATGTCAACATTCCTGGAACTTCGCCGATCGGAACAGGAGAAGTGACGATCTCAGCTGAGTTCACTCCCAACGGGTCAAAAGAGGGTGGGGGAACACTGCAGTTGTTCGTGAATGGAAAGCCAGCTGGCAAAGGTGAACTGTCACGCAGCTTGTTCCGTCACGGCTTGGAACCTTTCGAAGTTGGAAGAGACTCCATCACTCCCGTCGACCCCGCCTACGCTGATCACGGGAAGTTTGAATTCACTGGAACGATCGACGAAGTCAAGTTCCAGATCATAGAGTAAGAGTCCTGCCAACGATTTTTCGTTTTCCCCAAATCCTGCCCCACCCATTCAGTGCAGAAAGATACTTATGAAGCCAGTTCTACTCCTGACGATTTCTCAACTGCGTCTTTCACTGAGTCTCTTTCTGACTGGACTCGTGATCATCGTTTCAAATGGCGTGGAGTGTCTTGCCGAGAAGCCGAACATCATTCTCGTGATGGCCGACGACATGGGTTGGGGACAAACCGGTTACTACAACCACCCGGTGTTGAAGACTCCCAATCTCGACGAAATGGCAGCCAACGGGCTGAGGTTCGATCGCTTCTATGCAGGAGCACCGAACTGCTCTCCAACGCGTGCCACTGTCATGACGGGTCGAACAAACGATCGGACAGGGGTTTTGAACCATGGCGTTCCGCTCAGGCCACAAGAGAAGACAGTCGCTCAAGCTCTTCAAGCAGCTGGCTATGCCACCGGCCATTTTGGCAAATGGCACCTGAACGGCTATCGCGGAGCGGGTGCCCCAATCCTCGGGGACGATATTCGCAGCCCAGGAAGATTTGGATTCGACTACTGGCTGTCGGTGACCAACTTCTTTGACCGTGACCCGATCATGAGCCGTATGGGGGAGTTTGAAGAGTTCGAAGGAGACTCTTCGGAAATCATCGTCGATGAAGCAGTCAAGTTCATTGGCCAACAGGTTGAGGAGTCTCAACCGTTCTTCACGGTGATCTGGTACGGAACTCCCCACAGCCCGTTTGTGGCAAGCGACGAAGATCGGTCAGCGTTTCACGAACTGAAAGATCCATCGTCTCATCACTACGGAGAACTGGTGGCAATGGATCGAAGCATCGGCACGCTTCGAAAGGAGCTGCGAGAATTGGGAGTCGCAGACAACACGCTCTTCTGGTTCTGCAGCGACAACGGCGGACTTCCAGAAATTCGCCCCGATACGGTGGGCGGCCTGAGAGGCTTTAAAGGAACAGTCTACGAGGGGGGATTGCGTGTTCCTGCGATCATCGAATGGCCCAACGAAATCGCAAGTGCGCGAGTCACAGAATACCCAGCATGTACAATGGACATCTTCCCAACGATTTCTGACATCATCGGACTGCCGGAAGGCGCTCGCATCACCCCGCAAGATGGGGTCAGCCTGAAGCCGTTGATCGAGAAAGAACTCGACGAGCGCGAGAAACCAATCGGCTTTCGACACACCGGCCGATCCGCACTAATCGACAACGACTGGAAGATCGTCGCTCCCAAAAAAGATGCGGACGTTTACGAGTTGTACAACATCGAGAACGATCCCAACGAAACTCAAAACCTGATCAAAGAGTCACCGCAAGTTGCTACTCGCATGATTCAAGCACTCAAGCAGTTTCATGAGTCCGTCGATCAAAGCATCGCTGGTCAAGACTACCCGGAAGGAGAAGTGGTTCCTGCCGATCCCGGACCGAAGACCTGGACGGAAAGTGATGAGTATCGACCGTACTTCGATGACTGGAAAGATCGTCCTGAGTACCAGCGTTACTTTCAAAAGAAAAAGAGCAAGTAAAGCGTGGAGCCGGTCAGTTGCTCAAGTGGGCTGACGGATCAAACAAAGGCAGGATGCTTTGTCATTTCAAATCAGGCGCTATCAACCGGGTGAAGAAGAGTCGCTCCGGCAGCTTTTCTTCAACACCATCCGGAGTATCAATCGGCGTGACTACTCGTTAGAGCAAGTCCAGACTTGGGCTCCCGACTCGGTTGATCCTGACCATTGGAATGCCCGAATTGCTGGCATGAACCCGTTTGTGTGCATTGCCGATGAGCAGATCGTCGGATATGCAGCACTGCTTGAGAGTGGCTACGTCGATCATTTTTACGTTCACCATTTGTGGCAGAGCAGGGGAGTGGGACGGCAATTAATGGTCGCGATTCTCGAAGAGGCTGCCCAGCTCGATTTGAATGAACTGACGTCCGATGTCAGCATCACCGCACGTCCGTTCTTTGAACGACACGGTTTTCAGGTCGTCACGCCGCAACAGGTTGTCAAAAATGGAGTCGTCTTCGACAACTTCAAAATGCGTCGCACGCTTTCAGGTGAAAACGAACATGGCTGATCACGGATTAAATGCGAAAACGGTCTAAGATTTTCCTTGATGAAACGAATGCTTTAAGGACTCGAGGCTGTTGAGGTCCCCTTTGCAGCTTCGTCACCAGTCTTGATCATCACTAAACAATGACAAGTCATTTGTCACTGACTCGTAAGAAAGCGTCTGATGCCAATCCCGCTACTACTGGCTGAAACCATCACAACAAACGTTGCTCAGACCGGCATCGGGCTCGGATCTGTCCTCGCGGTTGTTTGCTCCTGGCAAAGAAACCGGTCGATCCTGTGGGCCATCATCTCGGCCTTCCTGTCCTGGTTCTACGTCATCTACTTCGCGCTGACGCGACGCCCGGATGAAGTCAAGAACCCGTAATCGGAATCGGCTGAATTATTGCGGCGAACTCTCAGTCGCTTTTCCAGTTTGTGATCCAGAGAGTTTGATACGGAGCGAGCGCAATTTTTTGCGACCGGTCGTCAAATCGTTCCCCGGTGAGAAGATCGAACCAGTTGTCGGTCACGATGAGATTCAGATCCGAGAGCGTCAAACTTCTGCGTCGGGATGTCACATTGTTGATTGCGAAGATGCTCTGCCTGCGATCCCGACTCTGCCTCCAGAATCCGAAGAAGTGCGTCTTGAGATGCAGCGTGAATTGGACAGCACTGGGGTCGAACGCAGGTTGCTGAGAACGAATTCGCATTCGGCGGAGAATCTCACTGGAAACTCTCGACTGCGGAGATTGTGGATCATCGAGAAGTTTCTCGAGCTCGTCAGCGTCCCATTGATGTCGATTAATTGAGCGGGCGCGTCCGGTTTTCTCGACGAGTTCCGTGTCGTTCGGCGTCGCCACTAAGCTGTGAATGTAAAATGCCGGGATGCCTTCCAGGGCCATCATGATTGTTTGCGAGCAGATGAAGCGTTCAACCTGATAGCGGTCG harbors:
- a CDS encoding arylsulfatase, which encodes MMQFRCCLAALFFILAAHGPESFGQTQLPQPDPPFDGKVGETLSDSTPSYPQPLRAREGSPNVLIILLDDVGFGMCSPFGGSVQTPNLQRLADNGLTYTRFHTTALCSPTRAALLAGRNHHTVGTGVIIEMGTGFPGYTGIIPESTALIPELLRGNGYATSMFGKWHNSPEPDISPAGPFDRWPTGLGFEYFYGFNQGEAHQFYPTLYRNTTWVSPPKTPEEGYHLTEDLTDEAIKWINNVRAANPDKPWFTYFSTGAVHAPHHVPKDWRGRHEGKFDHGWDREREIVHQRQLDNGVIPPGTKLTPRPKEIPAWDSQTDEQKTVYLRLMENYADFMAHTDFHVGRLIDSLENSGELDNTLVLYIVGDNGASAEGGLEGTFSELASLLGIQLGLESTVNRLDEIGGPSSEPHVPVGWAWAMDSPFQWTKQVASHFGGTRNPMVVHWPKGIQSKGEQRTQFHHVIDVVPTILEACKIPEPKTVNGIEQLPVEGVSMLYSFDDEESEGKRQTQYFEMFCNRGIYHDGWVACSHFGVPWDTNSRSGDFLNAPWELYNIEDDFSQAVNLVEEYPQKLKELQDLFTEEALKYQVFPLDPRFAERFDPKLRVGGTPPTNWTYYGNQVAMPEPVGPQLFPRAHRITAKIQVPENGSEGVITCAGGFSAGWSLYIKDSKPNFRYTCFDIANVNIPGTSPIGTGEVTISAEFTPNGSKEGGGTLQLFVNGKPAGKGELSRSLFRHGLEPFEVGRDSITPVDPAYADHGKFEFTGTIDEVKFQIIE
- a CDS encoding sulfatase-like hydrolase/transferase, giving the protein MKPVLLLTISQLRLSLSLFLTGLVIIVSNGVECLAEKPNIILVMADDMGWGQTGYYNHPVLKTPNLDEMAANGLRFDRFYAGAPNCSPTRATVMTGRTNDRTGVLNHGVPLRPQEKTVAQALQAAGYATGHFGKWHLNGYRGAGAPILGDDIRSPGRFGFDYWLSVTNFFDRDPIMSRMGEFEEFEGDSSEIIVDEAVKFIGQQVEESQPFFTVIWYGTPHSPFVASDEDRSAFHELKDPSSHHYGELVAMDRSIGTLRKELRELGVADNTLFWFCSDNGGLPEIRPDTVGGLRGFKGTVYEGGLRVPAIIEWPNEIASARVTEYPACTMDIFPTISDIIGLPEGARITPQDGVSLKPLIEKELDEREKPIGFRHTGRSALIDNDWKIVAPKKDADVYELYNIENDPNETQNLIKESPQVATRMIQALKQFHESVDQSIAGQDYPEGEVVPADPGPKTWTESDEYRPYFDDWKDRPEYQRYFQKKKSK
- a CDS encoding GNAT family N-acetyltransferase; translated protein: MSFQIRRYQPGEEESLRQLFFNTIRSINRRDYSLEQVQTWAPDSVDPDHWNARIAGMNPFVCIADEQIVGYAALLESGYVDHFYVHHLWQSRGVGRQLMVAILEEAAQLDLNELTSDVSITARPFFERHGFQVVTPQQVVKNGVVFDNFKMRRTLSGENEHG